The Anaerolineae bacterium genomic sequence CCCTTTGGTGATGAGCCGGGGTTGTCGTTCATGACCAACTCGGGCACGGAGAGCGTGGAGGCGGCCATCAAACTGGCCCGGGCGCACACCAAACGCAAGTTCTTCATCGCTTTCCTCGGCGCCTTTCATGGGCGCACTATGGGCTCGCTGGGCTTTACGGCCAGCAAGGCCAAATACCACGCCGACTTCTTCCCCTGGATGCCTGGGGTGATTCATGTGCCCTACCCCGACCCTTATCGCCCGGTGCTGGCTTCCCGCCCCGGTGAGGACTACGGCGAGACGGTAGTGCGCTACATTGAGGAGCAGATTTTGGATCGCCTGGTGCCGCCTGACGAGGTGGCTGGGGTCATCGTGGAGCCTATCCAGGGCGAGGGTGGGTATGTGGTGCCGCCGGACGGCTTCTTCCCGGCCCTGCGTGCCCTGTGCGACAAGTACGGTATCCTGCTCATCGCCGACGAAGTGCAGTCCGGCATCGGGCGCACGGGCAAGTGGTGGGCCATCGAGCACTGGGGCGTGCAACCCGACATTGTGACCTCGGCCAAAGGCATCGCCTCGGGGATGCCCATGGGCGCGATGATCGCCCGCAAGAGCGTGATGACCTGGCCTACCGGTGCCCACGGCAACACCTATGGCGGGAATCCGGTGGCCGGCGCCGCCGCTCTGGCCACCCTGGAACTGGTGGAGAAGGAGTACATGCAAAACGCCGCCGAGGTGGGCGCCTATGCCCTGGACGCTTTGCAGGAGTTCCAGGCCCGCCATCCCTCCATCGGCATTGTGCGCGGCAAGGGGTTGATGATCGGCATCGACTTCGTGCGCAGCCGTGAAACGCGCGAACCCTTCCCCGAACTGCGCCGCGCCGTGGAACTCAACGCCTTCCGCATGGGGCTGTTGACCATGGGCTGCGGCAAGAGCGCGCTGCGTCTGGCGCCGCCCCTCTGTGTCTCCAGGGAAGAGATAGACCAGGGGCTGAAGATTCTGGATGAGGCCATCACCCTGGCCGAGAAAGAGATGCTGTAGCCACCCATCCGCACCCCGCCCTCGACCTGCTTTGCGAGGCGGGGGCGGGGTTTTCTTTTCTGTTGCGGTTTCATCCAGGCCTGGCGGACGATTTTCCCTGAGGAAGCGCCTGGCTGGATGGACTGTGGAACCTTCCCCGATGTTGAGCCCCCAAAGCATGATGCTGCCTGATTATCGCGTACGCCAACGAGACGCCCTGCTGGCCATCGCTCGCATCCTGACCCAGGAACTCAACCTGGAGCGGGTGCTGGAGCAGATCTTGGGCTTTGCTGTGGAGTTGCTGGCCGGGCAGGCGGGCCTGGTGGTGCTGCGGGGCGAGGAAGGGGGATGGACCCTGGCCACCGTGCAGGGTATCCCGGAGGCTTTCCGTTCCTCACTGGAGCGATTGGTGCGCGATGTGCCTCCTCACGAGGACGCGCGCTACGAGTTGCCCGAACTCCAACGGCGCATGGAAACCCTGACCCATGTGGCCAGTCTGGGCTTGCTACGCGTGGTGGGGCTGCCCTTGCAGGTGCAGGAACAGGCCATGGGGGCCATTTTCGTCTTTCGTTCCTTCCCGGCCCTTTTTACCCCCAACGAGCAGGCTTTGTTGCAGAGTTTTGCCGACCAGGCCGCCGTGGCCGTGCGCAACGCCCGCCTTTACACCCAGTTGTGGCGCGAAAAGCGCCGCACCGAAGCCCTGCTCGACGCCGTCGCGGACGGCATCCTCATCCTGCGGGCAGATCACCGCATCGAGCGCTGCAATCCGGCCTTTGCCCGGATGTACGGCCTGCCCGTGGCGCAAATTGTGAGGCGTCGGCACGAGGAGATCATCCGCTGGAAACGCATCGAGCAGGGGATGACCCTGGAAGAGGCCGTGGCCGGGGGATGGCCGCTGACCCCTCAGGCCACCTTCTACACCCAGGGGGATTTGCTCCGGGCCGTGGAGCCTCCCCTTCCCGTGGGGATCACCTATGCCCCTCTGCTGAACCCAGAAGGCTCGCTACTCAACATCATCGCCAGCGTGCGTGACATCACCCACTTTCGGGAGGCCGATGAACTCAAGGCCACTTTTGTTTCCATCGTCAGCCACGAACTGAAGACGCCCATCGCCCTGATCAAGGGCTATGTGGGCACCCTGCGCCGCGAGGACGCTACCTGGGACCCCGAATTCGTCCAGGAGAGCCTGAGCATCATTGAAGAAGAGGCCGACCGTCTGGCCGAACTGGTGGAAAATCTGCTCGAGGCCTCACGGTTGCAGGCTGGCGGCGTGGCGTTGGAAAAAAACGAGGTGGACCTGCCGGCTTTGGCCCGTCGGCTGGTGGAGCGTTTCGCCACCCAGAGCGATCGGCATACCTTTGAGGTGCACTTCCCCGAAGGGTTCCCGCTGGTGTGGGCCGACGAGCGCCGCCTGGAGCAAGTGCTGAGCAACCTGCTCTCCAATGCCATCAAATACGCCCCCGGGGGCAAGGTCGTCGTGTCGGGGCAGGTGCGCGGAGAGCAGGTGGTGGTCTGCGTGAGCGATGAGGGGCCGGGCATCGCCCCCGCCGACCTGCCGCACATTTTTGACCGTTTCTACCGGGCCTCAGAGGTCACCAATCGCACCAAAGGGGCCGGTCTGGGCCTTTACCTGGCCAGGGCCGTGGTGGAGGCCCACGGCGGTCGCATTTGGGCCGATACGCCCGAAAAGGGGGCGCGCATTTGCTTTTCCCTGCCGTTGGAGACGCACCTGGGGGCTGACGGCAGGTAAACTATAAGCCGTGATGGTATGATGAAGGTATGAAAGCGACGAAGAAAGTGTTGTGGACCTGGGCGCGGGAATTGCGGCGCTGGCTCACACCGGGTCTGGGCGTGAAGCGCTGGCTGGGCCTGATCCTGCTGGGCACCATGTTCCTCGGTCTGGGGGTGGCCGTGCTGGTGTTGCAGGTTTACCGCACGGCGCCGGAAACCTGGTGGCTGCCGTTGCTTTCCACGGCTTCGCTGCGTTTCCTGCCCCGGCCTTTGCGGGCGTTGATCTTTGGCGGGATCGGCGTGGGTCTGCTGGGCCTGGGCCTGTGGGGGCTCCACCGTTCCCTGCTGGCCCCCTTTCTGCGGCCCAACCGCTCGGTGGCTCAGGCCCTGGCAGAGTACCGGCGTCGGGAGCACGGCCCGCACATCGTGGCCATCGGCGGCGGGCATGGCCTTTCCACCCTGTTACGGGGGCTCAAGGCGTACACTCACAACCTGACCGCCGTGGTCACGGTGGCCGACGATGGCGGCTCTTCGGGGCGTTTGCGCCGCGATTTGGGCATTCTGCCGCCGGGTGATATTCGCAACTGTCTGGCGGCCCTTTCCGAAGACGAGTCCTTGCTTTCCCAATTGTTCCAGTTTCGCTTT encodes the following:
- a CDS encoding acetyl ornithine aminotransferase family protein, which codes for MALRNLPGPKAKAIIKRDKRVISPSYPRAYEFVMDHGKGVHVWDVDGNEYLDFVAGIAVVATGHAHPKVVKAIQEQVERFLHISSDYYHPIWVELGEKLSQIAPFGDEPGLSFMTNSGTESVEAAIKLARAHTKRKFFIAFLGAFHGRTMGSLGFTASKAKYHADFFPWMPGVIHVPYPDPYRPVLASRPGEDYGETVVRYIEEQILDRLVPPDEVAGVIVEPIQGEGGYVVPPDGFFPALRALCDKYGILLIADEVQSGIGRTGKWWAIEHWGVQPDIVTSAKGIASGMPMGAMIARKSVMTWPTGAHGNTYGGNPVAGAAALATLELVEKEYMQNAAEVGAYALDALQEFQARHPSIGIVRGKGLMIGIDFVRSRETREPFPELRRAVELNAFRMGLLTMGCGKSALRLAPPLCVSREEIDQGLKILDEAITLAEKEML
- a CDS encoding PAS domain-containing protein, yielding MMLPDYRVRQRDALLAIARILTQELNLERVLEQILGFAVELLAGQAGLVVLRGEEGGWTLATVQGIPEAFRSSLERLVRDVPPHEDARYELPELQRRMETLTHVASLGLLRVVGLPLQVQEQAMGAIFVFRSFPALFTPNEQALLQSFADQAAVAVRNARLYTQLWREKRRTEALLDAVADGILILRADHRIERCNPAFARMYGLPVAQIVRRRHEEIIRWKRIEQGMTLEEAVAGGWPLTPQATFYTQGDLLRAVEPPLPVGITYAPLLNPEGSLLNIIASVRDITHFREADELKATFVSIVSHELKTPIALIKGYVGTLRREDATWDPEFVQESLSIIEEEADRLAELVENLLEASRLQAGGVALEKNEVDLPALARRLVERFATQSDRHTFEVHFPEGFPLVWADERRLEQVLSNLLSNAIKYAPGGKVVVSGQVRGEQVVVCVSDEGPGIAPADLPHIFDRFYRASEVTNRTKGAGLGLYLARAVVEAHGGRIWADTPEKGARICFSLPLETHLGADGR